In one Hypanus sabinus isolate sHypSab1 chromosome 11, sHypSab1.hap1, whole genome shotgun sequence genomic region, the following are encoded:
- the LOC132401785 gene encoding transmembrane protein 125-like, which translates to MSGLSEIRAGRFPANRSRIQQSILEDQIELWWFQDMKSAILWYSVALFLILGTGIGGIVLISTTTSKSGEWRLGIGILLCLLSLVILFKQLLTSALQDMNCVRNRAHIDKLRSGGLIDYLVISFTGFIVLTCGYIVIIEAKSEYYPPVRYWSDKLIAGVVLTVIGSTILSVLFFYVLIFKLYSYIVARSTIRREQNVFTISGSNVMESRTEISTSTSNIL; encoded by the coding sequence ATGTCTGGGCTTTCTGAGATCAGGGCTGGCCGCTTCCCAGCAAATCGTTCCCGAATCCAGCAGAGTATCTTGGAAGATCAAATTGAATTATGGTGGTTCCAGGACATGAAAAGTGCGATCTTGTGGTACTCCGTGGCGCTGTTCTTGATTTTAGGGACTGGAATAGGGGGGATTGTCTTGATATCTACAACCACCAGTAAATCTGGTGAATGGAGACTGGGCATAGGAATTCTCCTGTGCCTACTATCTTTAGTTATTCTCTTTAAACAACTATTGACCTCTGCCCTCCAGGACATGAACTGTGTGAGGAACAGGGCTCATATCGACAAGTTAAGGAGTGGTGGATTAATTGACTATCTGGTTATTTCATTCACTGGATTCATAGTACTTACCTGTGGTTATATCGTGATAATTGAGGCAAAATCTGAATATTACCCTCCAGTTAGATACTGGAGTGATAAATTGATCGCAGGGGTAGTTCTAACAGTGATTGGCTCCACCATTCTGTCTGTACTATTTTTCTATGTGTTAATTTTCAAACTATATTCCTATATAGTAGCTAGATCCACAATCAGAAGGGAGCAGAATGTTTTTACTATTTCAGGAAGCAATGTGATGGAGAGCCGAACAGAAATCTCTACCAGTACCTCCAACATATTATAA